A single window of Drosophila suzukii chromosome 3, CBGP_Dsuzu_IsoJpt1.0, whole genome shotgun sequence DNA harbors:
- the LOC108013871 gene encoding uncharacterized protein, translating into MACSSYTNKTLQRIRCFCGCSDMTVEEVKRIYLLTNNVHHTLVDPDATRLLRKFMETRRSGDKVEAEQYLDIYEKCAEFLAENQRTFTQDEVDELVDLGLPYDLEQDLSRRMLSANRTDISCGLNRIQGKCRNEIEASSDFRDFRDAIVAKMRRVPK; encoded by the exons ATGGCCTGCAGTTCATACACG AACAAAACCCTGCAGAGGATAAGGTGCTTCTGCGGATGCAGCGACATGACCGTCGAAGAGGTTAAGAGGATCTATTTGCTGACGAATAATGTCCACCACACGTTGGTGGATCCTGATGCCACCAGACTGCTGCGAAAATTCATGGAGACGAGGCGCTCCGGCGACAAGGTAGAGGCCGAGCAGTACCTGGATATCTACGAGAAGTGCGCAGAGTTCCTGGCGGAGAATCAGCGCACCTTCACCCAGGACGAGGTCGACGAACTGGTTGATCTGGGCCTGCCCTACGATCTCGAGCAGGATCTGTCCAGGCGAATGCTTAGCGCCAATCGAACGGACATCAGTTGCGGTCTTAATCGCATCCAGGGAAAATGTCGCAACGAGATCGAGGCCAGCAGCGATTTCCGGGACTTCAGGGACGCCATCGTGGCTAAGATGCGTCGGGTGCCGAAATGA
- the Sce gene encoding E3 ubiquitin-protein ligase RING1 — protein sequence MTSLDPAPNKTWELSLYELQRKPQEVITDSTEIAVSPRSLHSELMCPICLDMLKKTMTTKECLHRFCSDCIVTALRSGNKECPTCRKKLVSKRSLRADPNFDLLISKIYPSREEYEAIQEKVMAKFNQTQSQQALVNSINEGIKLQSQNRPQRFRTKGGGGGGGGGGGNANGAPSVAAPPAPGAPAAVARNASSQLHVHDTASNDSNSNTNSIDRENRDPGHSGTSAASAITSASNAAPSSSANSGASTSATRMQVDDASNPPSMRSTPSPVPSNSSSSKPKRAMSVLTSERSEESESDSQMDCRTEGDSNIDTEGEGNGELGINDEIELVFKPHPTEMSADNQLIRALKENCVRYIKTTANATVDHLSKYLAMRLTLDLGADLPEACRLLNFCIYVAPQPQQLVILNGNQTLHQVNDKFWKVNKPMEMYYSWKKT from the exons ATGACGTCGTTGGACCCGGCGCCGAACAAAACGTGGGAGCTGTCGCTGTACGAGCTGCAGCGCAAGCCGCAGGAGGTGATCACAGACAGCACGGAGATCGCGGTGTCCCCGCGGAGCCTCCACAGCGAGCTTATGTGTCCCATCTGCCTGGACATGCTCAAGAAGACGATGACGACGAAGGAGTGCCTGCACCGCTtctgctccgactgcattgtGACCGCCCTGCGTTCCGGCAACAAGGAGTGCCCCACGTGCCGCAAGAAGCTCGTCTCCAAGCGCTCCCTGCGCGCCGATCCCAACTTCGACCTGCTCATCTCGAAGATCTACCCCAGTCGCGAGGAGTACGAGGCCATCCAGGAGAAGGTGATGGCCAAGTTCAACCAGACACAGTCGCAGCAGGCGCTGGTCAACTCTATTAACGAGGGCATCAAGCTGCAGTCCCAGAACCGGCCACAAAGATTCCGCACCAAGggtggtggaggaggaggtggtggtggtggcggcaATGCCAATGGTGCTCCCAGTGTGGCAGCGCCTCCTGCTCCAGGTGCACCCGCTGCTGTTGCCCGCAATGCCTCCAGTCAACTGCATGTCCACGACACAGCCTCCAATGatagcaacagcaacaccaacagcatCGATCGCGAAAACCGGGATCCCGGTCACTCGGGCACTTCGGCGGCCTCGGCCATTACCAGCGCCTCAAATGCGGCACCCTCCTCGTCGGCCAACTCGGGTGCCAGCACTTCCGCCACCCGGATGCAAGTGGACGACGCCTCCAATCCGCCCTCGATGCGGAGCACTCCGTCGCCGGTGCCCTCCAATTCAAGTAGTTCCAAACCGAAGCGCGCCATGTCGGTGCTGACCTCGGAGCGGTCCGAGGAGTCCGAGTCGGACTCACAGATGGACTGCCGCACCGAGGGCGACTCCAACATCGACACCGAGGGCGAGGGCAATGGCGAACTGGGCATCAACGATGAAATTGAACTCGTGTTCAAGCCTCATCCCACGGAGATGTCGGCGGATAATCAGCTAATCCGGGCACTCAAGGAGAACTGCGTGCGCTACATCAAGACCACGGCCAATGCCACCGTCGATCATCTTAGCAAGTATCTGGCCATGCGGCTGACCCTCGATCTGGGCGCCGATCTGCCGGAGGCCTGTCGCCTGCTCAACTTCTGCATCTACGTCGCTCCACAGCCCCAGCAACTGGTCATCCTGAATGGCAATCAAACGTTGCATCAGGTCAACGATAAATTCTGGAAG GTGAACAAGCCAATGGAAATGTATTACTCGTGGAAGAAAACCTAA
- the Hsdl2 gene encoding hydroxysteroid dehydrogenase-like protein 2, with the protein MINTGKLAGRTLFITGASRGIGKEIALKAARDGANIVVAAKTAEPHPKLPGTIYSAAAEIEKAGGKAYPCVVDVRDEQQVRGAVEAAVAKFGGIDIVVNNASAISLTNTPGTDMKRYDLMHNINTRGTFLVSKECLPYLKKSNHAHILNISPPLSMKAKWFGPHVAYTMAKYGMSMCVLGMAEEFRDQGISVNALWPRTAIHTAAIEMLTGPDSAKWSRKPEIMADAAYAILSREPRQFTGQFFVDDEVLESSGITDLTDYACIRENADKLMVDFFVEEKGAPVEDSAPAGGASAAPAAGESAKIPQLFQKIESLLSPEIVSKTQAVFQFNISGAEQGTWFLDLKNGSGSCGSGTPPATPDATLTMNSNNFFDMFSGKLKAAPAYMTGKLKISGDFQKALKLEKLMKALKSKL; encoded by the coding sequence ATGATCAACACGGGAAAACTGGCAGGCCGAACCCTGTTCATCACGGGTGCCTCGCGAGGAATTGGCAAGGAGATTGCCCTGAAGGCAGCCCGCGATGGAGCCAACATTGTGGTGGCCGCCAAGACGGCAGAGCCGCATCCCAAGCTGCCGGGAACCATATACTCGGCGGCGGCGGAGATCGAGAAGGCCGGCGGTAAGGCCTATCCCTGTGTGGTGGACGTGCGCGATGAGCAACAGGTGCGCGGCGCCGTGGAGGCGGCTGTGGCCAAGTTCGGTGGCATCGATATTGTGGTCAACAATGCCAGCGCCATCTCACTGACCAACACCCCGGGCACGGACATGAAGCGCTACGACCTGATGCACAACATCAACACCCGCGGCACCTTCCTGGTTTCCAAGGAGTGCCTGCCGTACCTGAAGAAGAGCAACCACGCCCACATCCTCAACATCTCGCCACCGCTAAGCATGAAGGCCAAGTGGTTTGGTCCCCATGTGGCCTACACCATGGCCAAGTACGGCATGTCCATGTGTGTGCTGGGCATGGCCGAGGAGTTCCGCGATCAGGGAATCTCTGTTAACGCCCTGTGGCCACGCACTGCCATCCACACGGCTGCCATCGAAATGCTCACCGGCCCCGATTCCGCCAAGTGGTCACGCAAGCCGGAGATCATGGCCGATGCCGCCTACGCCATCCTGAGCCGCGAGCCCAGGCAGTTCACCGGTCAGTTCTTTGTGGACGACGAGGTGCTGGAGTCGTCGGGAATTACAGATCTCACGGACTACGCCTGCATCCGTGAGAACGCCGACAAACTGATGGTGGACTTCTTCGTGGAGGAGAAGGGAGCTCCGGTGGAGGATAGCGCTCCGGCCGGAGGAGCTTCTGCCGCTCCGGCGGCTGGCGAAAGCGCAAAGATACCCCAGCTGTTCCAGAAAATCGAATCTCTCCTCTCGCCCGAGATCGTCTCGAAGACGCAGGCCGTCTTCCAGTTCAACATCAGCGGTGCCGAGCAGGGAACCTGGTTCCTGGACCTGAAGAACGGATCCGGCTCCTGCGGCTCCGGAACACCGCCCGCCACTCCCGATGCCACGCTGACCATGAACTCGAACAACTTTTTCGACATGTTCTCCGGCAAGCTGAAGGCGGCTCCCGCCTACATGACCGGCAAGCTGAAGATCAGCGGCGACTTCCAGAAGGCCCTCAAGCTGGAGAAGCTAATGAAGGCCCTCAAGTCCAAGCTGTAG